GGCTGGATTGACTGAAATCATTACTTATGCACTGACAACTCCTGAAAAAGCAGTGGAGTTCACGACTGCACCAAGCAACTTAACGGAGCTCATGTGGCCAATGACTGTGGATCGTTCGGTCCTCCGTCAAAATATGATCTCAGGAATCTTGGATACTGTAGCTTATAATGTCGCTCGTAAGAACAAAGATTTGGCCCTCTATGAGATCGGAAAAGTCTTTGAACAGACAGGTAATCCAAAAGAAGACTTGCCAAACGAAATCAATAGCTTTGCCTTTGCTTTGACTGGCTTAGTTGCTGAAAAAGACTTCCAAACTCCAGCTGTTCCAGTTGACTTCTTCTATGCCAAGGGAATCTTGGAAGTCCTCTTTACTCGCTTGGGTCTTGAAGTGACTTATACAGCAACACAGGAAATCAAGAGTCTCCACCCAGGACGTACAGCCTTGCTCTCACTTGGTGACCAGGTGATTGGGGTCTTGGGACAAGTCCACCCTGTAACAGCTAAGGCTTATGACATTCCAGAAACCTATGTGGCAGAATTGAACTTATCTGCTATTGAAGCAGCTCTTCAACCAGCCGCAGCCTTTGTGGAAATCACCAAATTCCCAGCTGTGAGCCGTGATATCGCCCTTCTCCTCAAAGCAGAAGTGACCCACCAAGAAGTGGTTGATGCGATTCAAGCTGCTGGCGTGAAACGCTTAACAGATATCAAACTCTTTGACGTTTTCTCAGGTGAAAAACTAGGACTTGGCATGAAGTCTATGGCCTACAGCTTGACCTTCCAAAATCCAGAAGATAGCTTGACAGATGAAGAAGTCGCACGCTACATGGAAAAAATCCAAGCTTCACTTGAAGAAAAAGTCAATGCAGAAGTGCGTTAAGATGTAAAAAGATGAAACAGTTGAGAATTTCTCAACTGTTTTTTTCTTCCAGGATTTGCAAGTTATAGGCCTTAAAACCCTATAAAAATAAAGAAATTCCTTTAAGTACTCAAAATATCCATGTCAACCATCCTGCTATTATTGACAAATATTTTTATTTTTTTGACAAATATGCTTGTCAAAAAGGAAAAGAAGTGTTACAATGATTTTAGTTGAAAGAAGGAGAGGTTTTCTTATGGGAGCCATATGGATTCTATTTATCCCTTTTCTGGTTATCATTTATGCAAGCTCAGAAAAGAAGATAAAAAAGTTGAACAAACGTATTAAAAGATTAGAAAAACAAGTGAAAGGAAATCAAGACATGTCTAGACTTTTAGAAGAATTGAAAGGCCAAACGGTCACTGTCACAGTAAATGGTTTTGGAACCAAATATGAAATTATGGATATCGACGAAGATTGGGTCAAATTGAGTTGTGATACGATTAATCAACAAAGAGAAACCAAATTAGTCCGTATCGAAGATATTCAAGATATTCAACTATAAGGGGGCGAAAGCCATGATCTTAAAAAATCGACTGAAAGAGCTGAGGGCGCGTGATGGACTCAACCAATCAGAACTAGCCAAGCTAGCAGGGGTCTCGCGCCAGTCCATCAGTCTCTTGGAGCGGGGGGAATACACCCCATCGGTTATCATTGCGATCACCATCGCCCAGATTTTCAAGGAACCGGTGGAGAATGTTTTTAGTCTAGTAGAGGGAGAAGAATAACAATGAAAAAGCAACAACAAGAACAATCTGCTCGTTACCGTTTTTGGAGAAATGTCGGAATAATCACAGGTTCTGGCTTGATTGGAGGAGTCATTGGTTTTTTGACAGTCATGTTCGGATCCGAAAAGCCCCTTGAAATCGAATCCTTCTTTAGTAAAGAAATACTCCTTTTGGGCTCAATACTTTTGTTTCTTATCTTGTTTATGGTCACGATAGCCTTACTAATAAGCGCGAGAAAAGTCCATCAAAAAATACTCCAGATAGAAGACGAAGACGAAGCCTATCACTATGGCATCCAGAAGGAAAAACTGTATGGGTTAGCGACCATTTTTAAAGGTATCATGATCTTGCCATACTTTTTAGTCGTCATCTTTTATAGTCAATTGGTGTATATGGATAGACCTTCCACAGGGCACTTGGCTTTTATCTTTGGCACTTTTACCATGCTCTATCTCTTTCTTGTTTTGATTGCCCTATTTTTCTTATCGGATATCTTCTTTCGCAAGACCTTCCATTTGCTTTATGGAAAACCGATTCCCCGCAATGCTAATGCCAAGGAAGTGCGTGAATTTATGATGAGTATGATGGATGAAGCAGAAAAGCAGATTAGCTACGAGGAAAATTTCGAAGTGGTGGTTAAGTTAAGCAATTATATCTTGCCTTTTGCTTTAATTGGAATTTTCTTGATTGGTACCTTTTTCCATACCGATATCTTATTAGCCTTAGTAGTTGTATCACTAATTTATATCTATATCTTGGTCTCACAATACAAGATTACCAAACGTTATTATAAAGAGTAAAGGAGTCATTCATGTTAGAAATTAGACATTTAGAAAAAAGCTTTGGCAATAAGCAGGTCCTCTTTGGAGTGGATCTAACAGCTCAACAAGGGCATATCCTTGGTTTGGTTGGGAAAAATGGGGCTGGGAAAACCACCATTTTCCACAGCATCCTGCGCTTTTTGGACTACAGCGGTGAGATCCGCCTAGATGGCAAAGCGATTACGCAAGAAACTTACAAAGAAATTGGTTATTTGCCTGAAGAGCGTAGTCTCATGCCAAAACTCACGATTTTTGAGCAGGTCCGCTATTTGGCTGCCTTAAAAGGAATGAGCACTGCCGAGGTCAAGGAAAAATTACCGACCTGGATGGAAAAACTCCAAGTAAAAGGGAAATTGACTGATAAAATCAAGAGCCTCTCAAAAGGGAACCAACAGAAGGTGCAACTGATCATCACCTTGATCCATGAGCCTAAATTGATCATTTTAGATGAACCCTTTAGCGGACTGGATCCGGTCAACACAGAAGTGCTCAAGCAGGTCATCTTTGAAGAAAAAGAGCGTGGAGCCACCATTATCTTTTCTGACCACGTCATGACCAACGTCGAAGAGTTGTGTGATGATATCCTAATGATCCGTGATGGTTCGGTGGTCCTTTCAGGGCCTGTCCAAGAGGTCCGGAATAGCTATGGCAAGACTCGCCTCTTTGTCTCTAACGACTTTAGCAAAGAAGAGCTAGAAGCTCTGCCACACGTGACCAAAGTCAGCATGACCAAGCAAGGGACTTGGAAGCTGATCTTGGATGATGCGTCAGCGGGTCCAGAATTATTTGATCGCTTAACCAAGGGCCACTACCTTGCGACCTTTGACCACCAAGCCCCAACTATTGATGAGATCTTTAAACTTGAATCAGGAGTAGAAGTATGAAACAGATGTTTGTCGTAATGAAAGAAACCTATATCAGACAAGTGAAATCATGGAGTTTCCTCTTCATGGTCTTCGGTCCCTTCCTCTTTTTGGGATTGAGCATTGGAATCGGTTATCTGACAGGTTCTTCTACAGATGCCAAAAACCAGGTGGCCTTGGTGACAGAAGTTCCAGCTGTCAAAGAAAGTCTCAAAGGAACTGATGGCTTGACTTTTGACTACAAAGATGAAGCTGCTGCTAAAAAAGCCATCAAGGATGAGAAAGCCGCTGCTTACTTGACGGTCGATGAAAAAGATGGCCAGCTAGAGGCCACTTATGTGGGTGATCAAGCCATGAAA
The Streptococcus parasanguinis genome window above contains:
- a CDS encoding ABC transporter ATP-binding protein, with the protein product MLEIRHLEKSFGNKQVLFGVDLTAQQGHILGLVGKNGAGKTTIFHSILRFLDYSGEIRLDGKAITQETYKEIGYLPEERSLMPKLTIFEQVRYLAALKGMSTAEVKEKLPTWMEKLQVKGKLTDKIKSLSKGNQQKVQLIITLIHEPKLIILDEPFSGLDPVNTEVLKQVIFEEKERGATIIFSDHVMTNVEELCDDILMIRDGSVVLSGPVQEVRNSYGKTRLFVSNDFSKEELEALPHVTKVSMTKQGTWKLILDDASAGPELFDRLTKGHYLATFDHQAPTIDEIFKLESGVEV
- a CDS encoding helix-turn-helix transcriptional regulator, which produces MILKNRLKELRARDGLNQSELAKLAGVSRQSISLLERGEYTPSVIIAITIAQIFKEPVENVFSLVEGEE
- a CDS encoding DUF3169 family protein; translation: MKKQQQEQSARYRFWRNVGIITGSGLIGGVIGFLTVMFGSEKPLEIESFFSKEILLLGSILLFLILFMVTIALLISARKVHQKILQIEDEDEAYHYGIQKEKLYGLATIFKGIMILPYFLVVIFYSQLVYMDRPSTGHLAFIFGTFTMLYLFLVLIALFFLSDIFFRKTFHLLYGKPIPRNANAKEVREFMMSMMDEAEKQISYEENFEVVVKLSNYILPFALIGIFLIGTFFHTDILLALVVVSLIYIYILVSQYKITKRYYKE